Proteins encoded in a region of the Bubalus bubalis isolate 160015118507 breed Murrah chromosome 9, NDDB_SH_1, whole genome shotgun sequence genome:
- the APBB3 gene encoding amyloid-beta A4 precursor protein-binding family B member 3 isoform X8: MLGKDYMLAIILVNCDEDRGDLGTSASQGEILLKPGELTGPECFAVRSLGWVEVPEEDLVPGKSSIAVNNCIQQLAQTRSRSQPPDGAWGEGQNMLMILKKDAMSLVNPLDHSLIHCQPLVHIRVWGVGSSKGRDRDFAFVAGDKDSCMLKCHVFRCDVPAKAIASALHGLCAQILSERVEVSGDSPCCSLDPITPEDLPRQVELLDAVSQAAQKYEALYMGTLPVTKAMGMDVLNEAIGTLTTRGDRDTWVPAMLSVSDSVMTAHPIQAEAGAEEEPLWQCPVRLVTFIGVGRDPHTFGLIADLGHQSFQCAAFWCQPHAGGLSEAVQAACMVQYQKCLVASAARGKAWGAQARARLRLKRTSSVDSPGGPLPLPLLKGGVGGAGAAPRKRGVFSFLDAFRLKPSLLHMP; encoded by the exons ATGCTGGGCAAGGATTACATGCTGGCTATCATTCTGGTCAACTGCGATG AAGACAGAGGGGATTTGGGGACTTCGGCCTCCCAAGGGGAGATCCTTCTCAAGCCTGGAGAGCTCACTGGACCAGAG TGCTTTGCAGTCCGCTCTCTGGGCTGGGTGGAAGTACCTGAAGAGGACCTGGTACCGGGGAAGAGCAGTATCGCTGTCAATAACTGCATCCAGCAGCTGGCCCAGACCCGAAGCCGCAGCCAGCCCCCGGATGGTGCCTGGGGTGAG GGCCAGAACATGCTGATGATCCTGAAAAAGGATGCCATGAGCCTGGTGAATCCCCTGGACCACAGTCTGATCCACTGCCAGCCCCTGGTGCACATCCGTGTATGGGGTGTGGGCAGCTCCAAGGGCCG TGACAG GGACTTCGCTTTTGTGGCGGGTGACAAAGACAGCTGTATGCTCAAGTGCCATGTGTTTCGCTGTGACGTCCCTGCAAAGGCCATTGCCAGTGCCCTACATGGGCTTTGTGCCCAG ATCTTGTCGGAGCGAGTGGAGGTCAGTGGTGATTCCCCTTGCTGCTCACTAGACCCCATTACCCCTGAAGACCTGCCTCGACAAG TGGAGCTACTGGATGCTGTGAGCCAGGCTGCTCAGAAGTACGAGGCACTGTACATGGGGACCCTGCCAGTCACCAAAGCCATGG GCATGGATGTGCTGAACGAGGCCATTGGTACGCTCACCACCCGTGGGGACCGGGACACCTGGGTCCCTGCcatgctcagtgtgtctgactctgttatgACTGCACATCCCATTCAG GCAGAGGCTGGTGCAGAGGAGGAACCACTGTGGCAGTGTCCTGTGCGCCTCGTGACCTTTATTGGTGTTGGTCGTGACCCACACACTTTTGGTCTCATTGCCGACCTGGGCCATCAGAGCTTCCAGTGTGCAGCCTTCTGGTGCCAGCCCCATGCAGGGGGACTCTCTGAAGCTGTGCAGGCGGCTTGCATG GTTCAGTACCAGAAGTGTCTTGTGGCCTCTGCAGCTCGAGGCAAGGCCTGGGGTGCCCAGGCCCGCGCACGCCTGCGGCTCAAGCGGACCAGCTCTGTGGACTCCCCAGGAGGTCCCCTGCCACTTCCCCTGCTCAAAGGAGGGGTTGGGGGTGCGGGAGCAGCCCCTCGAAAGCGGGGTGTCTTCTCTTTTCTTGATGCCTTCCGGCTGAAACCCTCTCTGCTCCACATGCCCTAA
- the APBB3 gene encoding amyloid-beta A4 precursor protein-binding family B member 3 isoform X6 — MLGKDYMLAIILVNCDEDRGDLGTSASQGEILLKPGELTGPEELWSFYELCSIPVTLCPGMVKNPTSREWSQGLSALQSALWAGWKYLKRTWYRGRAVSLSITASSSWPRPEAAASPRMVPGVSHLHLSSGLTSPWQGQNMLMILKKDAMSLVNPLDHSLIHCQPLVHIRVWGVGSSKGRDRDFAFVAGDKDSCMLKCHVFRCDVPAKAIASALHGLCAQILSERVEVSGDSPCCSLDPITPEDLPRQVELLDAVSQAAQKYEALYMGTLPVTKAMGMDVLNEAIGTLTTRGDRDTWVPAMLSVSDSVMTAHPIQAEAGAEEEPLWQCPVRLVTFIGVGRDPHTFGLIADLGHQSFQCAAFWCQPHAGGLSEAVQAACMVQYQKCLVASAARGKAWGAQARARLRLKRTSSVDSPGGPLPLPLLKGGVGGAGAAPRKRGVFSFLDAFRLKPSLLHMP, encoded by the exons ATGCTGGGCAAGGATTACATGCTGGCTATCATTCTGGTCAACTGCGATG AAGACAGAGGGGATTTGGGGACTTCGGCCTCCCAAGGGGAGATCCTTCTCAAGCCTGGAGAGCTCACTGGACCAGAG GAATTGTGGTCCTTTTACGAGCTCTGCTCTATTCCAGTAACTCTCTGTCCTGGTATGGTGAAGAATCCTACATCCAGAGAATGGAGCCAGGGGCTAAG TGCTTTGCAGTCCGCTCTCTGGGCTGGGTGGAAGTACCTGAAGAGGACCTGGTACCGGGGAAGAGCAGTATCGCTGTCAATAACTGCATCCAGCAGCTGGCCCAGACCCGAAGCCGCAGCCAGCCCCCGGATGGTGCCTGGGGTGAG CCACCTTCATCTGAGCTCCGGCCTGACCTCTCCTTGGCAGGGCCAGAACATGCTGATGATCCTGAAAAAGGATGCCATGAGCCTGGTGAATCCCCTGGACCACAGTCTGATCCACTGCCAGCCCCTGGTGCACATCCGTGTATGGGGTGTGGGCAGCTCCAAGGGCCG TGACAG GGACTTCGCTTTTGTGGCGGGTGACAAAGACAGCTGTATGCTCAAGTGCCATGTGTTTCGCTGTGACGTCCCTGCAAAGGCCATTGCCAGTGCCCTACATGGGCTTTGTGCCCAG ATCTTGTCGGAGCGAGTGGAGGTCAGTGGTGATTCCCCTTGCTGCTCACTAGACCCCATTACCCCTGAAGACCTGCCTCGACAAG TGGAGCTACTGGATGCTGTGAGCCAGGCTGCTCAGAAGTACGAGGCACTGTACATGGGGACCCTGCCAGTCACCAAAGCCATGG GCATGGATGTGCTGAACGAGGCCATTGGTACGCTCACCACCCGTGGGGACCGGGACACCTGGGTCCCTGCcatgctcagtgtgtctgactctgttatgACTGCACATCCCATTCAG GCAGAGGCTGGTGCAGAGGAGGAACCACTGTGGCAGTGTCCTGTGCGCCTCGTGACCTTTATTGGTGTTGGTCGTGACCCACACACTTTTGGTCTCATTGCCGACCTGGGCCATCAGAGCTTCCAGTGTGCAGCCTTCTGGTGCCAGCCCCATGCAGGGGGACTCTCTGAAGCTGTGCAGGCGGCTTGCATG GTTCAGTACCAGAAGTGTCTTGTGGCCTCTGCAGCTCGAGGCAAGGCCTGGGGTGCCCAGGCCCGCGCACGCCTGCGGCTCAAGCGGACCAGCTCTGTGGACTCCCCAGGAGGTCCCCTGCCACTTCCCCTGCTCAAAGGAGGGGTTGGGGGTGCGGGAGCAGCCCCTCGAAAGCGGGGTGTCTTCTCTTTTCTTGATGCCTTCCGGCTGAAACCCTCTCTGCTCCACATGCCCTAA
- the APBB3 gene encoding amyloid-beta A4 precursor protein-binding family B member 3 isoform X10, which produces MLGKDYMLAIILVNCDDDLWGDQSLEGEPGLPPGWRKIRDAAGTYYWHVPSGSTQWQRPTWESGDAEDPGKKTEGIWGLRPPKGRSFSSLESSLDQSNSLSWYGEESYIQRMEPGAKCFAVRSLGWVEVPEEDLVPGKSSIAVNNCIQQLAQTRSRSQPPDGAWGEGQNMLMILKKDAMSLVNPLDHSLIHCQPLVHIRVWGVGSSKGRSTPISDPARDFAFVAGDKDSCMLKCHVFRCDVPAKAIASALHGLCAQILSERVEVSGDSPCCSLDPITPEDLPRQVELLDAVSQAAQKYEALYMGTLPVTKAMGMDVLNEAIGTLTTRGDRDTWVPAMLSVSDSVMTAHPIQAEAGAEEEPLWQCPVRLVTFIGVGRDPHTFGLIADLGHQSFQCAAFWCQPHAGGLSEAVQAACMVQYQKCLVASAARGKAWGAQARARLRLKRTSSVDSPGGPLPLPLLKGGVGGAGAAPRKRGVFSFLDAFRLKPSLLHMP; this is translated from the exons ATGCTGGGCAAGGATTACATGCTGGCTATCATTCTGGTCAACTGCGATG ACGACTTGTGGGGGGACCAGAGTCTGGAGGGGGAGCCAGGCCTGCCCCCTGGCTGGAGGAAGATCCGCGATGCTGCAGGTACTTATTATTGGCATGTACCCAGCGGTAGCACTCAGTGGCAGCGCCCAACCTGGGAGTCAGGAGATGCAGAGGACCCAGGCAAG AAGACAGAGGGGATTTGGGGACTTCGGCCTCCCAAGGGGAGATCCTTCTCAAGCCTGGAGAGCTCACTGGACCAGAG TAACTCTCTGTCCTGGTATGGTGAAGAATCCTACATCCAGAGAATGGAGCCAGGGGCTAAG TGCTTTGCAGTCCGCTCTCTGGGCTGGGTGGAAGTACCTGAAGAGGACCTGGTACCGGGGAAGAGCAGTATCGCTGTCAATAACTGCATCCAGCAGCTGGCCCAGACCCGAAGCCGCAGCCAGCCCCCGGATGGTGCCTGGGGTGAG GGCCAGAACATGCTGATGATCCTGAAAAAGGATGCCATGAGCCTGGTGAATCCCCTGGACCACAGTCTGATCCACTGCCAGCCCCTGGTGCACATCCGTGTATGGGGTGTGGGCAGCTCCAAGGGCCGGT CTACCCCCATCTCTGACCCTGCCAGGGACTTCGCTTTTGTGGCGGGTGACAAAGACAGCTGTATGCTCAAGTGCCATGTGTTTCGCTGTGACGTCCCTGCAAAGGCCATTGCCAGTGCCCTACATGGGCTTTGTGCCCAG ATCTTGTCGGAGCGAGTGGAGGTCAGTGGTGATTCCCCTTGCTGCTCACTAGACCCCATTACCCCTGAAGACCTGCCTCGACAAG TGGAGCTACTGGATGCTGTGAGCCAGGCTGCTCAGAAGTACGAGGCACTGTACATGGGGACCCTGCCAGTCACCAAAGCCATGG GCATGGATGTGCTGAACGAGGCCATTGGTACGCTCACCACCCGTGGGGACCGGGACACCTGGGTCCCTGCcatgctcagtgtgtctgactctgttatgACTGCACATCCCATTCAG GCAGAGGCTGGTGCAGAGGAGGAACCACTGTGGCAGTGTCCTGTGCGCCTCGTGACCTTTATTGGTGTTGGTCGTGACCCACACACTTTTGGTCTCATTGCCGACCTGGGCCATCAGAGCTTCCAGTGTGCAGCCTTCTGGTGCCAGCCCCATGCAGGGGGACTCTCTGAAGCTGTGCAGGCGGCTTGCATG GTTCAGTACCAGAAGTGTCTTGTGGCCTCTGCAGCTCGAGGCAAGGCCTGGGGTGCCCAGGCCCGCGCACGCCTGCGGCTCAAGCGGACCAGCTCTGTGGACTCCCCAGGAGGTCCCCTGCCACTTCCCCTGCTCAAAGGAGGGGTTGGGGGTGCGGGAGCAGCCCCTCGAAAGCGGGGTGTCTTCTCTTTTCTTGATGCCTTCCGGCTGAAACCCTCTCTGCTCCACATGCCCTAA
- the APBB3 gene encoding amyloid-beta A4 precursor protein-binding family B member 3 isoform X5 has protein sequence MLGKDYMLAIILVNCDDDLWGDQSLEGEPGLPPGWRKIRDAAGTYYWHVPSGSTQWQRPTWESGDAEDPGKKTEGIWGLRPPKGRSFSSLESSLDQSALQSALWAGWKYLKRTWYRGRAVSLSITASSSWPRPEAAASPRMVPGVSHLHLSSGLTSPWQGQNMLMILKKDAMSLVNPLDHSLIHCQPLVHIRVWGVGSSKGRDRDFAFVAGDKDSCMLKCHVFRCDVPAKAIASALHGLCAQILSERVEVSGDSPCCSLDPITPEDLPRQVELLDAVSQAAQKYEALYMGTLPVTKAMGMDVLNEAIGTLTTRGDRDTWVPAMLSVSDSVMTAHPIQAEAGAEEEPLWQCPVRLVTFIGVGRDPHTFGLIADLGHQSFQCAAFWCQPHAGGLSEAVQAACMVQYQKCLVASAARGKAWGAQARARLRLKRTSSVDSPGGPLPLPLLKGGVGGAGAAPRKRGVFSFLDAFRLKPSLLHMP, from the exons ATGCTGGGCAAGGATTACATGCTGGCTATCATTCTGGTCAACTGCGATG ACGACTTGTGGGGGGACCAGAGTCTGGAGGGGGAGCCAGGCCTGCCCCCTGGCTGGAGGAAGATCCGCGATGCTGCAGGTACTTATTATTGGCATGTACCCAGCGGTAGCACTCAGTGGCAGCGCCCAACCTGGGAGTCAGGAGATGCAGAGGACCCAGGCAAG AAGACAGAGGGGATTTGGGGACTTCGGCCTCCCAAGGGGAGATCCTTCTCAAGCCTGGAGAGCTCACTGGACCAGAG TGCTTTGCAGTCCGCTCTCTGGGCTGGGTGGAAGTACCTGAAGAGGACCTGGTACCGGGGAAGAGCAGTATCGCTGTCAATAACTGCATCCAGCAGCTGGCCCAGACCCGAAGCCGCAGCCAGCCCCCGGATGGTGCCTGGGGTGAG CCACCTTCATCTGAGCTCCGGCCTGACCTCTCCTTGGCAGGGCCAGAACATGCTGATGATCCTGAAAAAGGATGCCATGAGCCTGGTGAATCCCCTGGACCACAGTCTGATCCACTGCCAGCCCCTGGTGCACATCCGTGTATGGGGTGTGGGCAGCTCCAAGGGCCG TGACAG GGACTTCGCTTTTGTGGCGGGTGACAAAGACAGCTGTATGCTCAAGTGCCATGTGTTTCGCTGTGACGTCCCTGCAAAGGCCATTGCCAGTGCCCTACATGGGCTTTGTGCCCAG ATCTTGTCGGAGCGAGTGGAGGTCAGTGGTGATTCCCCTTGCTGCTCACTAGACCCCATTACCCCTGAAGACCTGCCTCGACAAG TGGAGCTACTGGATGCTGTGAGCCAGGCTGCTCAGAAGTACGAGGCACTGTACATGGGGACCCTGCCAGTCACCAAAGCCATGG GCATGGATGTGCTGAACGAGGCCATTGGTACGCTCACCACCCGTGGGGACCGGGACACCTGGGTCCCTGCcatgctcagtgtgtctgactctgttatgACTGCACATCCCATTCAG GCAGAGGCTGGTGCAGAGGAGGAACCACTGTGGCAGTGTCCTGTGCGCCTCGTGACCTTTATTGGTGTTGGTCGTGACCCACACACTTTTGGTCTCATTGCCGACCTGGGCCATCAGAGCTTCCAGTGTGCAGCCTTCTGGTGCCAGCCCCATGCAGGGGGACTCTCTGAAGCTGTGCAGGCGGCTTGCATG GTTCAGTACCAGAAGTGTCTTGTGGCCTCTGCAGCTCGAGGCAAGGCCTGGGGTGCCCAGGCCCGCGCACGCCTGCGGCTCAAGCGGACCAGCTCTGTGGACTCCCCAGGAGGTCCCCTGCCACTTCCCCTGCTCAAAGGAGGGGTTGGGGGTGCGGGAGCAGCCCCTCGAAAGCGGGGTGTCTTCTCTTTTCTTGATGCCTTCCGGCTGAAACCCTCTCTGCTCCACATGCCCTAA
- the APBB3 gene encoding amyloid-beta A4 precursor protein-binding family B member 3 isoform X7 gives MKTEGIWGLRPPKGRSFSSLESSLDQSNSLSWYGEESYIQRMEPGAKCFAVRSLGWVEVPEEDLVPGKSSIAVNNCIQQLAQTRSRSQPPDGAWGEGQNMLMILKKDAMSLVNPLDHSLIHCQPLVHIRVWGVGSSKGRDRDFAFVAGDKDSCMLKCHVFRCDVPAKAIASALHGLCAQILSERVEVSGDSPCCSLDPITPEDLPRQVELLDAVSQAAQKYEALYMGTLPVTKAMGMDVLNEAIGTLTTRGDRDTWVPAMLSVSDSVMTAHPIQAEAGAEEEPLWQCPVRLVTFIGVGRDPHTFGLIADLGHQSFQCAAFWCQPHAGGLSEAVQAACMVQYQKCLVASAARGKAWGAQARARLRLKRTSSVDSPGGPLPLPLLKGGVGGAGAAPRKRGVFSFLDAFRLKPSLLHMP, from the exons ATG AAGACAGAGGGGATTTGGGGACTTCGGCCTCCCAAGGGGAGATCCTTCTCAAGCCTGGAGAGCTCACTGGACCAGAG TAACTCTCTGTCCTGGTATGGTGAAGAATCCTACATCCAGAGAATGGAGCCAGGGGCTAAG TGCTTTGCAGTCCGCTCTCTGGGCTGGGTGGAAGTACCTGAAGAGGACCTGGTACCGGGGAAGAGCAGTATCGCTGTCAATAACTGCATCCAGCAGCTGGCCCAGACCCGAAGCCGCAGCCAGCCCCCGGATGGTGCCTGGGGTGAG GGCCAGAACATGCTGATGATCCTGAAAAAGGATGCCATGAGCCTGGTGAATCCCCTGGACCACAGTCTGATCCACTGCCAGCCCCTGGTGCACATCCGTGTATGGGGTGTGGGCAGCTCCAAGGGCCG TGACAG GGACTTCGCTTTTGTGGCGGGTGACAAAGACAGCTGTATGCTCAAGTGCCATGTGTTTCGCTGTGACGTCCCTGCAAAGGCCATTGCCAGTGCCCTACATGGGCTTTGTGCCCAG ATCTTGTCGGAGCGAGTGGAGGTCAGTGGTGATTCCCCTTGCTGCTCACTAGACCCCATTACCCCTGAAGACCTGCCTCGACAAG TGGAGCTACTGGATGCTGTGAGCCAGGCTGCTCAGAAGTACGAGGCACTGTACATGGGGACCCTGCCAGTCACCAAAGCCATGG GCATGGATGTGCTGAACGAGGCCATTGGTACGCTCACCACCCGTGGGGACCGGGACACCTGGGTCCCTGCcatgctcagtgtgtctgactctgttatgACTGCACATCCCATTCAG GCAGAGGCTGGTGCAGAGGAGGAACCACTGTGGCAGTGTCCTGTGCGCCTCGTGACCTTTATTGGTGTTGGTCGTGACCCACACACTTTTGGTCTCATTGCCGACCTGGGCCATCAGAGCTTCCAGTGTGCAGCCTTCTGGTGCCAGCCCCATGCAGGGGGACTCTCTGAAGCTGTGCAGGCGGCTTGCATG GTTCAGTACCAGAAGTGTCTTGTGGCCTCTGCAGCTCGAGGCAAGGCCTGGGGTGCCCAGGCCCGCGCACGCCTGCGGCTCAAGCGGACCAGCTCTGTGGACTCCCCAGGAGGTCCCCTGCCACTTCCCCTGCTCAAAGGAGGGGTTGGGGGTGCGGGAGCAGCCCCTCGAAAGCGGGGTGTCTTCTCTTTTCTTGATGCCTTCCGGCTGAAACCCTCTCTGCTCCACATGCCCTAA
- the APBB3 gene encoding amyloid-beta A4 precursor protein-binding family B member 3 isoform X1, whose translation MLGKDYMLAIILVNCDDDLWGDQSLEGEPGLPPGWRKIRDAAGTYYWHVPSGSTQWQRPTWESGDAEDPGKKTEGIWGLRPPKGRSFSSLESSLDQSNSLSWYGEESYIQRMEPGAKCFAVRSLGWVEVPEEDLVPGKSSIAVNNCIQQLAQTRSRSQPPDGAWGEGQNMLMILKKDAMSLVNPLDHSLIHCQPLVHIRVWGVGSSKGRDRDFAFVAGDKDSCMLKCHVFRCDVPAKAIASALHGLCAQILSERVEVSGDSPCCSLDPITPEDLPRQVELLDAVSQAAQKYEALYMGTLPVTKAMGMDVLNEAIGTLTTRGDRDTWVPAMLSVSDSVMTAHPIQAEAGAEEEPLWQCPVRLVTFIGVGRDPHTFGLIADLGHQSFQCAAFWCQPHAGGLSEAVQAACMVQYQKCLVASAARGKAWGAQARARLRLKRTSSVDSPGGPLPLPLLKGGVGGAGAAPRKRGVFSFLDAFRLKPSLLHMP comes from the exons ATGCTGGGCAAGGATTACATGCTGGCTATCATTCTGGTCAACTGCGATG ACGACTTGTGGGGGGACCAGAGTCTGGAGGGGGAGCCAGGCCTGCCCCCTGGCTGGAGGAAGATCCGCGATGCTGCAGGTACTTATTATTGGCATGTACCCAGCGGTAGCACTCAGTGGCAGCGCCCAACCTGGGAGTCAGGAGATGCAGAGGACCCAGGCAAG AAGACAGAGGGGATTTGGGGACTTCGGCCTCCCAAGGGGAGATCCTTCTCAAGCCTGGAGAGCTCACTGGACCAGAG TAACTCTCTGTCCTGGTATGGTGAAGAATCCTACATCCAGAGAATGGAGCCAGGGGCTAAG TGCTTTGCAGTCCGCTCTCTGGGCTGGGTGGAAGTACCTGAAGAGGACCTGGTACCGGGGAAGAGCAGTATCGCTGTCAATAACTGCATCCAGCAGCTGGCCCAGACCCGAAGCCGCAGCCAGCCCCCGGATGGTGCCTGGGGTGAG GGCCAGAACATGCTGATGATCCTGAAAAAGGATGCCATGAGCCTGGTGAATCCCCTGGACCACAGTCTGATCCACTGCCAGCCCCTGGTGCACATCCGTGTATGGGGTGTGGGCAGCTCCAAGGGCCG TGACAG GGACTTCGCTTTTGTGGCGGGTGACAAAGACAGCTGTATGCTCAAGTGCCATGTGTTTCGCTGTGACGTCCCTGCAAAGGCCATTGCCAGTGCCCTACATGGGCTTTGTGCCCAG ATCTTGTCGGAGCGAGTGGAGGTCAGTGGTGATTCCCCTTGCTGCTCACTAGACCCCATTACCCCTGAAGACCTGCCTCGACAAG TGGAGCTACTGGATGCTGTGAGCCAGGCTGCTCAGAAGTACGAGGCACTGTACATGGGGACCCTGCCAGTCACCAAAGCCATGG GCATGGATGTGCTGAACGAGGCCATTGGTACGCTCACCACCCGTGGGGACCGGGACACCTGGGTCCCTGCcatgctcagtgtgtctgactctgttatgACTGCACATCCCATTCAG GCAGAGGCTGGTGCAGAGGAGGAACCACTGTGGCAGTGTCCTGTGCGCCTCGTGACCTTTATTGGTGTTGGTCGTGACCCACACACTTTTGGTCTCATTGCCGACCTGGGCCATCAGAGCTTCCAGTGTGCAGCCTTCTGGTGCCAGCCCCATGCAGGGGGACTCTCTGAAGCTGTGCAGGCGGCTTGCATG GTTCAGTACCAGAAGTGTCTTGTGGCCTCTGCAGCTCGAGGCAAGGCCTGGGGTGCCCAGGCCCGCGCACGCCTGCGGCTCAAGCGGACCAGCTCTGTGGACTCCCCAGGAGGTCCCCTGCCACTTCCCCTGCTCAAAGGAGGGGTTGGGGGTGCGGGAGCAGCCCCTCGAAAGCGGGGTGTCTTCTCTTTTCTTGATGCCTTCCGGCTGAAACCCTCTCTGCTCCACATGCCCTAA
- the APBB3 gene encoding amyloid-beta A4 precursor protein-binding family B member 3 isoform X2: protein MLGKDYMLAIILVNCDDDLWGDQSLEGEPGLPPGWRKIRDAAGTYYWHVPSGSTQWQRPTWESGDAEDPGKKTEGIWGLRPPKGRSFSSLESSLDQSNSLSWYGEESYIQRMEPGAKCFAVRSLGWVEVPEEDLVPGKSSIAVNNCIQQLAQTRSRSQPPDGAWGEGQNMLMILKKDAMSLVNPLDHSLIHCQPLVHIRVWGVGSSKGRDFAFVAGDKDSCMLKCHVFRCDVPAKAIASALHGLCAQILSERVEVSGDSPCCSLDPITPEDLPRQVELLDAVSQAAQKYEALYMGTLPVTKAMGMDVLNEAIGTLTTRGDRDTWVPAMLSVSDSVMTAHPIQAEAGAEEEPLWQCPVRLVTFIGVGRDPHTFGLIADLGHQSFQCAAFWCQPHAGGLSEAVQAACMVQYQKCLVASAARGKAWGAQARARLRLKRTSSVDSPGGPLPLPLLKGGVGGAGAAPRKRGVFSFLDAFRLKPSLLHMP from the exons ATGCTGGGCAAGGATTACATGCTGGCTATCATTCTGGTCAACTGCGATG ACGACTTGTGGGGGGACCAGAGTCTGGAGGGGGAGCCAGGCCTGCCCCCTGGCTGGAGGAAGATCCGCGATGCTGCAGGTACTTATTATTGGCATGTACCCAGCGGTAGCACTCAGTGGCAGCGCCCAACCTGGGAGTCAGGAGATGCAGAGGACCCAGGCAAG AAGACAGAGGGGATTTGGGGACTTCGGCCTCCCAAGGGGAGATCCTTCTCAAGCCTGGAGAGCTCACTGGACCAGAG TAACTCTCTGTCCTGGTATGGTGAAGAATCCTACATCCAGAGAATGGAGCCAGGGGCTAAG TGCTTTGCAGTCCGCTCTCTGGGCTGGGTGGAAGTACCTGAAGAGGACCTGGTACCGGGGAAGAGCAGTATCGCTGTCAATAACTGCATCCAGCAGCTGGCCCAGACCCGAAGCCGCAGCCAGCCCCCGGATGGTGCCTGGGGTGAG GGCCAGAACATGCTGATGATCCTGAAAAAGGATGCCATGAGCCTGGTGAATCCCCTGGACCACAGTCTGATCCACTGCCAGCCCCTGGTGCACATCCGTGTATGGGGTGTGGGCAGCTCCAAGGGCCG GGACTTCGCTTTTGTGGCGGGTGACAAAGACAGCTGTATGCTCAAGTGCCATGTGTTTCGCTGTGACGTCCCTGCAAAGGCCATTGCCAGTGCCCTACATGGGCTTTGTGCCCAG ATCTTGTCGGAGCGAGTGGAGGTCAGTGGTGATTCCCCTTGCTGCTCACTAGACCCCATTACCCCTGAAGACCTGCCTCGACAAG TGGAGCTACTGGATGCTGTGAGCCAGGCTGCTCAGAAGTACGAGGCACTGTACATGGGGACCCTGCCAGTCACCAAAGCCATGG GCATGGATGTGCTGAACGAGGCCATTGGTACGCTCACCACCCGTGGGGACCGGGACACCTGGGTCCCTGCcatgctcagtgtgtctgactctgttatgACTGCACATCCCATTCAG GCAGAGGCTGGTGCAGAGGAGGAACCACTGTGGCAGTGTCCTGTGCGCCTCGTGACCTTTATTGGTGTTGGTCGTGACCCACACACTTTTGGTCTCATTGCCGACCTGGGCCATCAGAGCTTCCAGTGTGCAGCCTTCTGGTGCCAGCCCCATGCAGGGGGACTCTCTGAAGCTGTGCAGGCGGCTTGCATG GTTCAGTACCAGAAGTGTCTTGTGGCCTCTGCAGCTCGAGGCAAGGCCTGGGGTGCCCAGGCCCGCGCACGCCTGCGGCTCAAGCGGACCAGCTCTGTGGACTCCCCAGGAGGTCCCCTGCCACTTCCCCTGCTCAAAGGAGGGGTTGGGGGTGCGGGAGCAGCCCCTCGAAAGCGGGGTGTCTTCTCTTTTCTTGATGCCTTCCGGCTGAAACCCTCTCTGCTCCACATGCCCTAA